GTCCAGGTCCCGCACACCCATCCGGACAGCAATCTGCGAAATGCCGTCAGCGCCGGGTTGAACAAGCGACACGGCGTTCCCATCAGGATCGGTCAGCCGCCGCGCAGGCTTATCACTGGCCACCAGCAGTTCCAAATAGCCTGCCGGCGGTGTATCGGGCACCGCCTCTTCAAAATGATTGATTTTCAGGACTGAGCCCATCAGGTCATGACGGTGTTGGTTCTGCCCACGCCGGACTTTCAGCACATGATCAAAAGGCACACCCACATCGGTCTGCCAGAAATCGAGCATGCCTTGAAGGTTATTGGTCGCCAGACCAATGTCGAACCGCGGCTTGGCAAGTTTCATTTCAGACATCGTGACG
The DNA window shown above is from Parvibaculaceae bacterium PLY_AMNH_Bact1 and carries:
- a CDS encoding VOC family protein (Derived by automated computational analysis using gene prediction method: Protein Homology.); amino-acid sequence: MSEMKLAKPRFDIGLATNNLQGMLDFWQTDVGVPFDHVLKVRRGQNQHRHDLMGSVLKINHFEEAVPDTPPAGYLELLVASDKPARRLTDPDGNAVSLVQPGADGISQIAVRMGVRDLDAHKRFYSEAFGFPERPYDKGLAFQAGEGLILLEEDVQAPSDAEFRGKGWRYITFQVFKVDDEHKRVLEAGGGEALAPVTLGKTARISMVRDPDGNWIELSQRASIVGSLE